Within the Burkholderia sp. NRF60-BP8 genome, the region GCTGTTCCCGACCATCGGCCTCGGCGCGCAGGTCTCGAGCAACCGTCAGTCGGCCACGCGGCCGCTGCGCGGCTCGAACCAGCCGAACGTCTATGGCGCCGACACGCTCGACGCCGGCTTCGACTACGACCTCGACTTGTGGGGGAAAGTCCGCAACGAGGTCGCGGCCGGGCGAGCCGACGCCCAGGCCAGCGCCGACGATCTCGCGTCGGTGCGGCTGAGTCTGCAGGCGAGCCTCGCAAGCGCGTACTTCAGCCTGCGCGGGCTCGATCAGCAGCAACGGCTGCTGACCGACACGATCGACACCTACCGGCGCGCGCTGCGCCTGACGATGAGCCGGCACGCGGGCGGCATCGCGTCCGACCTCGACGTCTCGCGCGCGCGAACGCAGCTCGATGCGGCCCGCGCGTCGGCCGAGGACGTCCGGGCGCGGCGCGCGCTCTACGAGCACTCGATCGCGACGCTCGCGGGTGTGCCGGCGTCGTCGTTCTCGCTGACGCCGGATCTGAATGCGGCATATCTGCCGACGATCCCGCCCGGCATTCCCGCAACGCTGCTGCAGCGGCGTCCCGACGTGGCGGCCGCCGAGCGGCGCATGGCCGCCGCCAACGCGAAGATCGGCGTGGTGCGCGCGGCGTTCTTCCCCGACATCACGCTCGGGCTGGTCGGCGGCTATCAGAGCTCGGGCCTCGGTCACTGGCTCAGCGCGCCGAACGAGATCTGGTCGATCGGGCCCAGCCTCGCGCTGACGCTGTTCGATGGCGGCCGGCGCCAGGCGCTCACCGACCAGGCGCGCGCGCAGTTGGCCGAGAACGGCGCGAAATACCGCGCGGTGGTACTCGACGCATGCCGGCAGGTGGAAGACAACCTCGCACTCACGCACCACCTCGGCGACGAAGCCGATCGCGAGCAGGAAGCGCTCGACGCGGCCGAACGCACGTTGCAGCTGTCGATGTCGCGCTATCGGGACGGCGTCGTCAGCTATCTCGACGTGGTGACGGCGCAGGCCACCGAGCTGGATACGAAGGTCGCGATGCTGGAGCTGAACACGCGCCGGCAACTGGCGGCGGTAGGGTTGATCGCCGCGCTGGGCGGCGGGTGGTCGGCAGATGAAGCCGCGGCCGATACGCAAGCACCGGCCGCGCTGCCGGCTCGTTCAACGAACTGAATCCTTCGCGACATGGACGACGCGTGTCGCATTTCAAGGCACCCGTCGCGATGACGGGTGCCGTTTTTTTACGCCGGACTGGCGGCTCAGAACTTGTGGCGGATGCCGGCTGCGACCACGGCCTGACGATCGTTGCCTGATGCTGCCAGGTTGAAGATCCCCGCGTTGCCGAGCACCGCGACGCCGTCGGCGCCTGTCACGCGCTGGTACACGCCTTCCAGATAGAGGTCGGTGCGGCGCGACAGCGCATAGTCGGCCTGCAGCATGAACTGGTTCCACTTCGGCGCGATGCTGCGGCCCGCATCGTCGAAACGGCCCTGCGTGAACGTATAGGCGCCGCCCAGCGAGAAAGCCGGCGTGACGAAGTAGCGTCCGTTCAGTTCGTAGTTGCTGAAGGTCAGCAACTGGCCGTTCACATGGCCGTATGCGCCGCCCTGCGACAGCTCGCGCGGGTCGTTCAGGATCGTTCTGGTGTAGACCAGGCCGATCGACGCATGGTCGAACGCATAGTGCGCGCCGGCGCCGAACGTGCGCCAGCGGCCGCCGGCCAGCATCGCGTCGCCATCCGAACTGCTCAACGAGCCGCCGGTGTTCTGCGGCGCGTTCACGCCGCCCGGCTGGTTCGACTGCAGGTACGCGACGGCGAGGTCGACCGGGCCGTTCGCATACTGCGCGCCGACGCTGTATGCGTTGTCGTTGCTGAACCCGCCGCCCTGATTGCTGAAGCCGTACGCGCCGCCGAACGTGAAGCCGCCGTAGTTCGCACTGCGGAACTTCACCGCGTTGTTCATCCGCGTGTCGTTGGCGAGGTTGTCGTTGTCGTACGGATGATCGGCGAGGTTGCCGCCGAATCCCGACCCCGTCGCCGACAGCGGCGCGACGAAGTCGACCAGGAAATCGTATTGGCGGCCGAGCGTGACCGTGCCCCACCGGCGGCTCGCGAGGCCGACCCACGCCTGGCGGCCGAACTCGTCGCCGCCGTTGCCGAGCTTGCCGTTCGCGACGTTGAAGCCGTTCTCGAGCGTGAACACGGCGGCCAGGCCGCCGCCGAGATCCTCGTTGCCGCGCAGCCCCCAGCGCGACGTGCTGACGTTGCCGCTCTGCAGGCCGTAGACGGGCCCCGCGCCTGCGGCCGATTTCTGGTTGCTGATGTAGTCCAGGCCCGCGTCGATCGTGCCGTACAGCGTCACGCTGCTCTGCGCATGCGCCGAACTCGCCAGCAGGCACGCGACGGCTGCCGGAATTGCCAGATATTTCTTCATGATGGTTTCGTTGGAGTGGATCGGTCTGCTCGCATCGCCGGCCCGCGCGACATGGCCGCTCGTGCGCGATGCGATGGCGCCCAATTTAGGCAGCGGGCATGACAGCGCCGTTATCGAAACGGCCCGAAAAATGAAACCTGCTTCATCTTGACGACATCCCGGTTTCACGTCCCCGCGAATGCGCGCCGGTGCATGAATTTCTTTTCACGTTGCGTATGCCGATCCGTTAACGCCCCTCCTCTATGCTCGTCCTCAACCCCGGCGCGATGCCGATATCGACACGCCGCGCCGCGGGGAGATGCCCAGTCGATCATCATGAGGACTCCAAACATGAAAACCACCAGCATCGTCGCCGCCGCCATGCTTGCGGCAATCGGCACGCTGTCCGTTCCCGCGTTTGCCCTGACCGGCAGCCAGCCGATCCCGATGTCGCCGGCCGCCACCAAGGACGGCGCGCCCGGCACTCAGGCCGCCGGCCAGTGGGTGCCGCCCTACGGCCAGCCGATCCACGAGAAGACCCGCGCCGAAGTCCATGCCGAGCTCGTGCAGGCCGAACAGGACGGGCAGCTCAAGTACCTGAACTCCACGCTCTATGCGCATTGACGGGTGCGACCGTGCGGCCGGGCGCTGCCCGGCGCACGCCGGCTGCCCCCGAATGGCTCGCCATCCATGAAGCTGCTTTCTCTGCTCGCCCGTTCCGCCCGTCTCACGCTCGTCGCGCTTGCCGCCGGCGTCATGTTGTCCGCCTGTGCCGCCGCGCAGCCCGACGGCCCCGGCAATTGTGTCGGCCCGCCCGACTTCTGCGTGCCCTTCTTCGGCTCGTAAACGCACGACGGGCGCGCTGCCGCCGGCAGAGCGCCCGTCGCGTCGGTCGCGCGGCCGACACCGCGCGCTCATGCGTCCGGCAGCGTCACCTGGTAGCCATAGCGGCTCACCGTATCGATGCGGACGTCGGGCAGATGCCGCGCGAGCTTACGGCGTAGTCGCGACACCACGAGATTGACGCTCGACGGATCGACATCCTCCTTGTCCTGCCATACATAGCGGATCAATTGGTCGCGCGGCACCGGCGCGTTCGGATGGCGCATCAGGCATTCGAGCAACAGGAATTCCCGGCGCGTCACGGCGAGGCGCAGCTTGCCGTCCTTGAGCTCGCGCGCGAGTGTCCCGACGGCGGACGCACCCGCGATCGAACGACCCGCATCGCGCGGCCCGGCCAGCCGCTGCAACGCCTCCAGGCGTTCGTGCAGCTCGATGAACGAATACGGTGCGCAGAAACACGCATCGGCGCCCGCGCGCAACATATGGATGCGTTCGCGCGCCGACGCCTC harbors:
- a CDS encoding efflux transporter outer membrane subunit, which translates into the protein MANRLRLCALLAGVAFLSACSFAPAYHAPRTALPASFKEADGWQAAQPADRIARDGWWKAFRDPVLDRLEAQVSVANPDVAAAVARHDEAAALFDQARSGLFPTIGLGAQVSSNRQSATRPLRGSNQPNVYGADTLDAGFDYDLDLWGKVRNEVAAGRADAQASADDLASVRLSLQASLASAYFSLRGLDQQQRLLTDTIDTYRRALRLTMSRHAGGIASDLDVSRARTQLDAARASAEDVRARRALYEHSIATLAGVPASSFSLTPDLNAAYLPTIPPGIPATLLQRRPDVAAAERRMAAANAKIGVVRAAFFPDITLGLVGGYQSSGLGHWLSAPNEIWSIGPSLALTLFDGGRRQALTDQARAQLAENGAKYRAVVLDACRQVEDNLALTHHLGDEADREQEALDAAERTLQLSMSRYRDGVVSYLDVVTAQATELDTKVAMLELNTRRQLAAVGLIAALGGGWSADEAAADTQAPAALPARSTN
- a CDS encoding porin, producing MKKYLAIPAAVACLLASSAHAQSSVTLYGTIDAGLDYISNQKSAAGAGPVYGLQSGNVSTSRWGLRGNEDLGGGLAAVFTLENGFNVANGKLGNGGDEFGRQAWVGLASRRWGTVTLGRQYDFLVDFVAPLSATGSGFGGNLADHPYDNDNLANDTRMNNAVKFRSANYGGFTFGGAYGFSNQGGGFSNDNAYSVGAQYANGPVDLAVAYLQSNQPGGVNAPQNTGGSLSSSDGDAMLAGGRWRTFGAGAHYAFDHASIGLVYTRTILNDPRELSQGGAYGHVNGQLLTFSNYELNGRYFVTPAFSLGGAYTFTQGRFDDAGRSIAPKWNQFMLQADYALSRRTDLYLEGVYQRVTGADGVAVLGNAGIFNLAASGNDRQAVVAAGIRHKF
- a CDS encoding DUF4148 domain-containing protein — its product is MKTTSIVAAAMLAAIGTLSVPAFALTGSQPIPMSPAATKDGAPGTQAAGQWVPPYGQPIHEKTRAEVHAELVQAEQDGQLKYLNSTLYAH
- a CDS encoding response regulator transcription factor, whose protein sequence is MRILLVTSPHPEASWLHKALQESGHSVQRADDPRDGLFLASQEAFDAIVATAFEPGGEAALLGMLPRFVADGGGAALVVLFGEASARERIHMLRAGADACFCAPYSFIELHERLEALQRLAGPRDAGRSIAGASAVGTLARELKDGKLRLAVTRREFLLLECLMRHPNAPVPRDQLIRYVWQDKEDVDPSSVNLVVSRLRRKLARHLPDVRIDTVSRYGYQVTLPDA